One genomic window of Anguilla anguilla isolate fAngAng1 chromosome 13, fAngAng1.pri, whole genome shotgun sequence includes the following:
- the tmcc2 gene encoding transmembrane and coiled-coil domains protein 2 has product MATDPPRPASLSSPHQPPDKGEAATLGLPPPAAGGHGGSDGNVSLEAGEAPADPQRTRAAIDHLQQKVLKVTEQVRVEQEARDENVAEYLKLAHNADKQQAARIKQVFEKKNQKSAQTIAHLHKKLEHYHKKLKEIEQNGPARQPKDVLRDMQQGLKDVRANVRAGISGFGGGVVEGVKGGVSALSHTAVVSKPREIASLIRNKFGSADNISQLKDTLEDPLPEDTPRALSGSATLVSSPKYGSDDECSSATSGSAAGSNSGAGAGLGLGPPMGSPKAAALDAHHPGSWDPLLEALREVKASQGHLEDAIEDMKAQLQSDYSYMTQCLQEERYRYERLEEQLNDLTELHQNEMTNLKQELASMEEKVAYQSYERARDIQEAVESCLTRITKLELQQQQQQVVQLEGVENANARALLGKFINVILTLMAVLLVFVSTLASFITPLMKTRARVGATLLLVFLLVSLWKHWPYLEQWLGYS; this is encoded by the exons ATGGCCACTGACCCCCCGCGCCCCGCCTCTCTGTCCTCCCCGCACCAGCCGCCGGACAAGGGCGAGGCGGCGACCCTggggctgcccccccccgccgccggcGGCCATGGCGGCTCGGACGGCAACGTCAGCCTGGAGGCGGGCGAGGCGCCCGCCGACCCGCAGCGCACGCGGGCCGCCATCGACCACCTGCAGCAGAAGGTGCTGAAGGTGACGGAGCAGGTGCGCGTGGAGCAGGAGGCGCGCGACGAGAACGTGGCCGAGTACCTGAAGCTGGCGCACAACGCCGACAAGCAGCAGGCCGCCCGCATCAAGCAGGTCTTCGAGAAGAAGAACCAGAAGTCGGCGCAGACCATCGCCCACCTGCACAAGAAGCTGGAGCACTACCACAAGAAGCTGAAGGAGATCGAGCAG AACGGTCCCGCGCGGCAGCCCAAGGACGTTCTGAGGGACATGCAGCAGGGCCTGAAGGACGTGCGGGCCAACGTGCGGGCGGGGATCAGCGGCttcgggggcggggtggtggagggggtgaaGGGAGGGGTGTCGGCCCTGTCCCACACGGCCGTGGTGTCCAAGCCGCGCGAGATCGCCAGCTTGATCCGCAACAAGTTCGGCAGCGCCGACAACATCTCCCAGCTGAAGGACACGCTGGAGGACCCGCTCCCCGAGGACACGCCCCGGGCGCTCAGCGGCAGCGCCACGCTGGTCTCCAGCCCCAAGTACGGCAGCGACGACGAGTGCTCCAGCGCCACCTCTGGCTCCGCCGCCGGCAGCAACTCCGGGGCGGGGGccggcctgggcctgggcccgCCCATGGGCAGCCCCAAGGCGGCCGCGCTGGATGCCCATCACCCCGGCTCCTGGGACCCCCTGCTGGAGGCCCTGCGGGAAGTCAAGGCCAGCCAGGGGCACCTGGAGGACGCCATCGAGGACATGAAGGCCCAGCTGCAGAGCGACTACTCCTACATGACCCAGTGTCTGCAGGAGGAGAGATACAG GTACGAGCGTCTGGAGGAGCAGCTCAATGACCTGACGGAGCTACACCAGAATGAAATGACCAACCTCAAACAGGAGCTCGCCAGCATGGAGGAAAAGGTGGCCTACCAGTCCTACGAGAGAGCGAGGGACATACAG GAAGCGGTGGAGTCCTGCCTGACGCGCATCACCaagctggagctgcagcagcagcagcagcaggtggtgcagctggagggggtggagaaCGCCAACGCCCGGGCGCTGCTGGGAAAGTTCATCAACGTCATCCTCACCCTGATGGCCGTGCTGCTGGTGTTCGTGTCCACGCTCGCCAGCTTCATCACGCCGCTGATGAAGACGCGGGCCCGGGTCGGGGCCACCCTGCTCCTCGTCTTCCTGCTGGTCTCGCTCTGGAAGCACTGGCCCTACCTGGAGCAGTGGCTGGGGTACAGCTGA
- the cdkn1a gene encoding cyclin-dependent kinase inhibitor 1 isoform X1 yields MCRTMSTINKRILTALGNGPTRRRLFGPVDREQLREECRNLLRKDLEDASRRWSFDFATETPMEGGDFQWEGVVGARVPALYRSRLVGSADARRPGASASRAALGPTDKENVPCTPTRCQTQPQNLEMTPEKNHSQRLKRKQTNITDFYQAKRRVVATPRKSGQ; encoded by the exons ATG TGCAGAACCATGTCCACCATCAACAAGCGGATCCTGACGGCGCTGGGGAACGGACCCACCCGCCGGAGACTCTTCGGCCCGGTGGACCGGGAGCAGCTGCGGGAGGAGTGCCGGAACCTGCTGCGGAAGGACCTGGAGGACGCCTCCCGCCGCTGGAGCTTCGACTTCGCCACGGAAACGCCGATGGAGGGCGGAGACTTCCAGTGGGAAGGCGTGGTGGGGGCCCGGGTGCCGGCGCTGTACCGCTCCCGCCTGGTCGGCTCGGCCGACGCACGGAGGCCCGGAGCGTCTGCGTCGCGGGCGGCGTTGGGACCGACCGACAAGGAGAACGTCCCGTGCACCCCCACCAGGTGCCAGACGCAGCCCCAAAACCTGGAGATGACACCGGAGAAGAACCACAGCCAAAGACTGAAGAGGAAACAGACCAAcatcacag ATTTCTACCAGGCGAAACGCAGAGTAGTAGCCACGCCACGGAAATCGGGGCAGTGA
- the cdkn1a gene encoding cyclin-dependent kinase inhibitor 1 isoform X2, which translates to MSTINKRILTALGNGPTRRRLFGPVDREQLREECRNLLRKDLEDASRRWSFDFATETPMEGGDFQWEGVVGARVPALYRSRLVGSADARRPGASASRAALGPTDKENVPCTPTRCQTQPQNLEMTPEKNHSQRLKRKQTNITDFYQAKRRVVATPRKSGQ; encoded by the exons ATGTCCACCATCAACAAGCGGATCCTGACGGCGCTGGGGAACGGACCCACCCGCCGGAGACTCTTCGGCCCGGTGGACCGGGAGCAGCTGCGGGAGGAGTGCCGGAACCTGCTGCGGAAGGACCTGGAGGACGCCTCCCGCCGCTGGAGCTTCGACTTCGCCACGGAAACGCCGATGGAGGGCGGAGACTTCCAGTGGGAAGGCGTGGTGGGGGCCCGGGTGCCGGCGCTGTACCGCTCCCGCCTGGTCGGCTCGGCCGACGCACGGAGGCCCGGAGCGTCTGCGTCGCGGGCGGCGTTGGGACCGACCGACAAGGAGAACGTCCCGTGCACCCCCACCAGGTGCCAGACGCAGCCCCAAAACCTGGAGATGACACCGGAGAAGAACCACAGCCAAAGACTGAAGAGGAAACAGACCAAcatcacag ATTTCTACCAGGCGAAACGCAGAGTAGTAGCCACGCCACGGAAATCGGGGCAGTGA